The Paracholeplasma brassicae genome contains a region encoding:
- a CDS encoding carbohydrate ABC transporter permease — translation MTINKEFKQSLFKQMKAKKVYYGMMAPFLVIFFTFTILPVIMSLFLSFTTFDMLNPPKWVWLENYTYLLLHDDVFLIALRNTLILAVIIGPISYAASFIFAWLINELPPKIRWILTVVFYAPSISGSAFLLWQLIFNGDMYGYLNAFLINLNIIDAPIQWLKTPAYALPIIIVVQLWLSLGISFLSFVAGLQTVDKSLYEAAAIDGIRNRWQELWYVTLPQMMPQLMFGALMQITSSFGIASVSTQLLGFPSVEYSGHTIVTHLMDFGAGSQRMELGYASAIATILFLLMIVANLGVQKILRRVGT, via the coding sequence ATGACAATAAACAAGGAATTTAAACAATCTTTATTTAAACAAATGAAAGCTAAGAAAGTTTATTATGGCATGATGGCTCCATTTTTGGTAATATTTTTCACATTTACCATATTACCAGTCATAATGAGTTTGTTCTTAAGCTTTACAACGTTTGATATGTTAAATCCACCTAAGTGGGTTTGGCTTGAAAATTATACGTATTTACTACTTCATGACGACGTATTCTTAATTGCACTTAGAAATACATTGATCCTCGCAGTGATTATTGGACCAATCAGTTACGCTGCTTCATTCATTTTCGCTTGGTTAATTAATGAATTACCACCGAAAATTCGCTGGATATTGACGGTTGTGTTTTATGCGCCATCGATTAGTGGCTCGGCATTCTTATTGTGGCAGTTAATCTTTAATGGGGATATGTATGGGTATTTAAATGCATTTTTAATCAATTTAAACATCATTGATGCACCAATTCAATGGCTAAAAACACCAGCTTACGCACTACCTATCATTATTGTTGTGCAACTGTGGTTATCGCTGGGGATTAGTTTCTTATCGTTTGTTGCAGGGCTTCAAACTGTGGATAAATCCTTATATGAAGCTGCAGCAATTGATGGTATAAGAAACCGTTGGCAAGAGTTGTGGTATGTCACATTACCACAAATGATGCCTCAATTGATGTTTGGTGCCTTAATGCAAATCACGTCATCGTTCGGGATTGCCTCTGTTTCAACACAATTGTTAGGGTTTCCTTCAGTAGAGTATTCAGGACATACCATTGTCACTCACTTGATGGACTTTGGGGCTGGCTCACAACGTATGGAGCTGGGGTATGCATCAGCGATTGCGACTATTTTATTCTTGCTAATGATCGTTGCAAACCTTGGGGTTCAAAAAATCTTAAGAAGGGTAGGTACTTAA
- a CDS encoding carbohydrate ABC transporter permease, with amino-acid sequence MNQNQISDLKLQSIKKKRIKKKGKKRLSRSWQGDLMLSILLIGFGLFSAYPLVFTIANAFKPLDEIFLFPPKLFPRNFTLGNFTSLFNLIGNTRIPISRYFYNTLVITLVGVSGHVFLAALAAYPLAKQKFPGKALINQLIVYSLMFSTLVTAVPNYLVISWLGLIDTHLAIIIPSWGFTLGLFLMKQFMVTIPTELLEAAKMDGAGEYKVFFIVVMPLVKPAWLTVIILLFQQLWSTDGGAYIFTENLKPLSFALQQIVAGGIARTGASAAVALLMLVVPITVFIISQSRIIDTMAHSGIK; translated from the coding sequence ATGAATCAAAATCAAATATCAGATTTAAAATTACAAAGTATCAAGAAAAAAAGAATTAAGAAAAAAGGAAAAAAACGTCTTAGTCGGTCTTGGCAAGGGGATTTGATGCTTAGTATCCTACTGATTGGATTTGGTCTGTTTAGTGCGTATCCGCTTGTCTTTACGATTGCTAATGCTTTTAAACCACTGGATGAAATTTTCTTATTTCCACCCAAATTGTTTCCAAGAAACTTTACACTTGGTAACTTTACATCGTTATTTAACTTAATTGGTAACACTCGAATTCCGATTTCTAGGTATTTTTATAACACGCTTGTCATTACTTTGGTTGGGGTTTCGGGTCACGTATTTTTAGCGGCACTTGCGGCTTATCCACTAGCGAAACAAAAGTTTCCGGGTAAAGCCTTAATCAATCAATTAATTGTTTACTCACTGATGTTTTCGACATTAGTAACAGCGGTACCTAACTACTTAGTTATTTCATGGTTAGGACTAATCGATACACATTTAGCTATTATCATTCCTTCGTGGGGATTTACCTTAGGGTTGTTTTTAATGAAACAATTTATGGTAACTATTCCAACCGAGTTGTTAGAAGCTGCGAAGATGGATGGTGCAGGCGAATATAAAGTCTTCTTTATCGTAGTGATGCCACTTGTGAAACCTGCGTGGTTGACCGTGATTATCTTGTTGTTCCAACAACTGTGGTCTACCGATGGTGGGGCTTATATTTTCACAGAAAACCTTAAACCACTGTCATTCGCATTACAACAAATTGTTGCCGGTGGGATTGCACGAACAGGTGCTTCAGCAGCGGTAGCGTTATTAATGTTAGTTGTACCAATTACGGTATTTATTATTAGCCAATCACGTATCATTGATACGATGGCACACTCAGGGATTAAGTAG
- a CDS encoding Yip1 family protein: protein MFKQIQSKLRNYDYGQGFKNVLEDFFKFPLYILTHPFKGYEDFKYEKKGKYHVAVIYILLLVITNALKVTGSGFLVSEPFVGDFSIVKTFFLVATPIVLLTIGNWSITSLFDGKGNMGEIFKVLSYAIIPLVWLGIPMTIVSNFLIQEELAIYIAIGGLSVFLTGYLGLFGLLVVHEYGLLKTLVTILVSLIAVAVIIFIGLLILTLFQQLSGFISQVYDEFIIRNS from the coding sequence ATGTTTAAGCAAATTCAATCTAAATTACGTAACTATGATTATGGCCAAGGCTTTAAGAATGTGCTAGAAGACTTCTTTAAGTTTCCACTTTATATACTCACGCATCCTTTTAAGGGATACGAGGACTTTAAGTATGAGAAAAAAGGAAAATACCACGTTGCGGTTATCTACATTCTCTTACTTGTTATAACAAATGCTTTAAAAGTAACCGGGTCAGGGTTTTTAGTAAGTGAACCGTTTGTTGGTGATTTCTCAATCGTCAAGACGTTTTTCTTAGTAGCCACACCCATTGTCTTACTCACAATAGGCAACTGGAGTATTACCTCATTATTTGATGGTAAAGGCAACATGGGAGAAATTTTCAAAGTGCTCTCATATGCCATTATTCCATTGGTATGGTTAGGGATTCCAATGACCATTGTCTCAAATTTCCTGATTCAAGAAGAACTTGCGATTTATATAGCAATTGGGGGATTATCGGTATTTCTTACTGGTTATCTTGGATTATTTGGTTTGTTAGTCGTTCACGAATACGGTTTATTAAAAACACTAGTTACGATACTTGTTTCGTTAATTGCAGTTGCCGTAATTATCTTTATCGGTTTACTCATTTTAACGTTATTTCAACAATTGTCAGGATTCATCAGTCAAGTTTACGATGAATTCATAATAAGAAATTCTTAG